A DNA window from Vigna angularis cultivar LongXiaoDou No.4 chromosome 1, ASM1680809v1, whole genome shotgun sequence contains the following coding sequences:
- the LOC108322910 gene encoding uncharacterized protein LOC108322910, protein MALHRFLKRKGCVDEVNDDFPLSSPATKIRRLDAELPPIVEEEEPLPSPSPSPSPNDERALVLFKPLAHSPSSFSFTIDSNLINEITNNQFMLSKQGDGIVTGLQSREKSNDELALVPWVPTSYQFFDVHDIEDSNTELMEADEMEEGGGSMMMDIEQEGDIDSDPKTCTPSIHFPTAHSGITEGFQQHCLLPQLPHRTSTPISWTR, encoded by the exons ATGGCGCTACACAGATTTTTGAAGAGGAAAGGATGTGTTGATGAAGTTAACGACGATTTCCCTCTCTCTTCTCCCGCTACCAAGATTCGCCGTCTC GATGCCGAGTTGCCGCCAATTGTGGAAGAAGAGGAACCGTTACCGTCGCCGTCCCCGTCCCCGTCACCTAACGATGAGAGAGCTCTCGTGCTTTTCAAACCTCTTGCTCATTCCCCTTCCTCTTTCTCATTCACCATCGATTCTAACCTTATCAATGAAATTACGAACA aTCAATTCATGTTGTCCAAACAGGGTGATGGCATTGTGACAGGGTTACAATCACGTGAGAAGAGTAATGATGAATTGGCTCTCGTGCCTTGGGTACCTACTTCTTACCAGTTCTTTGATGTTCATGATATTGAGGACTCAAACACTGAGTTGATGGAAGCtgatgaaatggaagaaggtGGTGGTTCTATGATGATGGATATTGAACAAGAAGGTGACATTGATAGTGACCCTAAAACTTGCACACCGAGCATTCACTTCCCAACAGCACACTCTGGAATAACAGAGGGATTCCAGCAACACTGCTTGTTGCCTCAGCTTCCTCACCGCACCTCAACACCCATCTCTTGGACCCGCTGA